The sequence below is a genomic window from Harmonia axyridis chromosome 1, icHarAxyr1.1, whole genome shotgun sequence.
CCACCCCACAGCTTAGTTACCCTTTCATCTGGAAGTAAAACATAAGTGCAGTGGCTGATGACAAaggcagcattgagaggactacactgccaaGAAATAAAGGAGGTAGGGGTCTGACgaacatcatggaacttgctaatgagcagatagaaagcctacgagaatacttcagagatcaagcaagcaCATTAGAGGTCTACAAAatacctttacaactgcacaaggagcaattttcattcaaccatcagacaaaccaagaaaaactacaAAGATGAAGAGAGAAGCCTCTGCATGGAAGACATATCTggtattgagtgaatgttcctatTAGCAGGGAGTGAGAAAGCCGAAGACGAAGAGAGTTTTCTCTCCTTTGCGTATAGGCTAAAGTCAGCCAATTATGTATGACAAGCATGTAAGCCAGTTTGAGGCTGCCTAGAATGAAGTGGATTTAAATTCTGTAAAGAAGTTGTGGGAGTTATCTAATCTGAAAATGTGTGCACCAATGTTGACAAGATATCTCTCTTGAGATTAAGATATCTAGGAATTTTCTCAGGTACTTTGAAATGGAACTGAATACCACAAGATTGAGGGTGGTCAGTATCGTGTAAAGGAATCCAGAGATCGatgaaaaattctttatttcatgAATCCAAGCTCTTGGCTATTGTCATAGCCATTAAggctttttttaattttgaatcgTCCCTTGAGTTCAAACAAAAAATGGTGTTAGTTATGATAATTTTCAGTTCCTTCCTCATCCAAGAAAATTTAATTAGAAATGTTCGTGAAGAATTCACACTTCATAAAGGATTATACCCACCAATATTAAGAAGTAGATCATCCCTTAGATTCTTCAATCTATCTATCTTCCCTTTGAGATTTTTGCGACCCTTGACTGTCAAATCTTCTTGTACTTCTTTCAAGAGAGGCATGAAACCCTCAGTTCCCTCCTCTGGTTCATCAGGATCTTCATTTTCCTCCACTTCTTCCTCAAGTTTCCCTGATTTTCGTtccattttttctgttttcatttcttctaaATTGTCTACTCTATCCTGTATTGTTGGAGGACCTTCATGGTATGGAGAGGGGATGTTTAAGTTTTCAGTGGGCTCAGTTGTTAAAGGCATCATTTCTTCTATTGGTGACGTGGCTGTAGTTGTTGGTGGATATGTTGACTGTATATGTCTATTGTTGTTTTTGACAGGTCTTCTGTAGACGTACTCATTACGAGGGAATACGTAGCTTTTGGTACCGCCTGAAAAATAAGTTTTCTTTGAGATGTCAAAGCTGAGTTAGAGTTTCTTCGAGCTGTGGTATGTACCTAACTGAAgcatttgagcgctcgttcttttATGGACCCGTGAGGAACCCAGAACCGTACACAAGGTGTTCCTTGAAGACATGCTAGGATTTAAGGAGGCCATTCTTGGACCtatcttgaaaaaaaacttcatatggaTCAATTTGGTAAACGTCCTTACTTTTGGAATACAGGGTgataaatcaaatttaaaaaaattactacaATTTTAGGAATTCTGTCAAACTGATGTATTTCCTCTACTTCCCTACAATATTTCATTGTATAATTGTAGTCCAGtcatataaggtgtcccatttaaaaaacaccaacaCTCGCCTATATCTCTGAatcgataattaatttctaatttaatgcgaacaccctatatacagggtgtttcaccgcgatggcctattagacgtttatggaaaactaatcctGATTTTtcgctgaaaatttgcatgttgtggTTTGAGACAGTGACCTTtctcccttaaatattttcagatctctacaacttccggttatgccAGAAAAAGACACTTACTTCatcatttcaaatgacacacccagtatattattgcatcattaaatagcttttttgatgacaatttcaacaatatgTCATAACTTGAGTAAAAACGCAACGGTTCATGAATTAATGGGATTCTTTGAAGAGATGAgaatacacatttttttaatatttctgcagatattttttttccaaaaaaacctttttcattttcgattctgccaataagtagtattataagactgtttgcggtttgaaccaaaaatgtagagggtgtttatcagaagatgatgaacttggacaactaaaattcatcaaaactcgaaattttcaaattagaaccaaattttttattatttcagtcaattctattTACGTAAAAACTGAgaggggttacttaagcaagtaatttgggacaccctgtactacACTATTCCAATGTAatttcgaaaaactcaatataatCTTTAAAGACCATTCGCGGCTCAAAACTAGAGAAATACAGGCATTATACATATAaggagaacgagcgctcaaaaactcgCCGAAAAGTCTTGCTTCCACTTTTTTCACCACCTCTTCCTTATTTTTAAAAAGTAATTCACACTTACCGGACGGTTTTTCAGCTACTTCCTCCTGCATTTGCGGTATCTCCACCCAATCGCCACTGCTACCAACATAAAAAAGACAAAAAACGATTATATTAGAAACTACACACCTATGCGCCATTTCTTCACAAAACACTTTGAAGTTAaaaccaaaatttcaatatcaaatgcGCAAGTCACTTTAGAGACACCAAATTCTTGTTGAGTCTAAGGACTATCTGAAACGGAAAATTATGTTTTGTGGAGTTTGTCGTGAAAACAATTACCTGATGATATCCGTTAGGAGAACTGTTGTCGTTCTATATAAACATGATATTTTTCATGCCTATTTATCACTGAAATTGTTTTATTCTCTCTAGTgtgaagaatttaattcatttgtcATTGGTGTACAATTATTAATATATCTATCTGATGTTAAAATCACTGCAAATGGTTTATCTTTGAATGCAAAATATCTCGGAACGtgacgaaaaaaatataatattgaatgaatattcagCGGTGGGATTCGAACCTTGGGTCATATATTCCGAAATCcgccaaaaatttcaataattcacatCTGTGAAACCATAAATTCTAGAACTTcgcattgaaaatattctgtaCAGTATCATCgtcgaaatatattttttattaattccctgaaatattttcaatttgttttcacgcttattttgttcaaaaattCGTGAATCATACTCAATACTACCTACAAAGCAATcggttttttaataaatttcgtACCAATAGCTTCTATAGTTTCCGATTCCAAAGAATcgttattggaaataatgaaacaaaacaaGAGAAATACGAGAAAATTTTGCGATTTCAGCTTAAATCTGCCTTCTGTActaaaattaaaagttcccaaAGCCTAAATGTTGGATGAATAGTTTGATGACAATGATATTTATCAATTGTttggaacatttttttttgagaatactaaaatgaatatgaaaataataaatccagGCTTGGAAACTCAAATTCTACCCCATTCAATATTTGGCATAATATCACTCCTTTCAATAATTCCAGGTATAACCAgtgaaaatacattttttcttaaaaactcaACTTTATTTGTCACTTTATTAATTTCTCATCCAAAAGTTACATTGATACATTTCTCATtttattgatgaataaaatttcaatggaGTTTGACGAATAGTTTCTGAGATATCCAGAATTacattacaaaaaaattttttctcaactACACAATACAACTATACTCAACTATACAATACAACTATACTAAACTATAAAATACAACTATACTCAACTATACAATACTAATGAAATGTTCCACAAAcattcttttgaaaattttaaaaactgatTCTTAAATTTCAGTTTTATCAGATGGGTAGTAGTACAAATATTGAATACAATAATTTCTCTGAAGCAAATGGGCAGAAATTGCCCAACAacttcaatataataataaatttcaattaacaCAAAATATGATGTGatataaacaaacaacaaatcaaaatcctaacattttctacagaaatattCCAATAACAATTTATTTATGTCCCTTTCTGTCATAAATAGTACAATTTGTTTTATACACAAGTAAGGCAGTACATCCCAAAGTACTTCAGTTAGGATCTCTATTACTTTTTCTGAATGT
It includes:
- the LOC123674171 gene encoding uncharacterized protein LOC123674171; the encoded protein is MAHRCVVSNIIVFCLFYVGSSGDWVEIPQMQEEVAEKPSGGTKSYVFPRNEYVYRRPVKNNNRHIQSTYPPTTTATSPIEEMMPLTTEPTENLNIPSPYHEGPPTIQDRVDNLEEMKTEKMERKSGKLEEEVEENEDPDEPEEGTEGFMPLLKEVQEDLTVKGRKNLKGKIDRLKNLRDDLLLNIDERVTKLWGGSTKQPTEARGYKDDDHDMHFPSNEGALMTIGFLTFAVFLIKLVLKLVQAIKNKHNMMVVTPTVVTNAAIIGRKKRDVEFDEQKRILQLMDEYDSRSIKN